A stretch of the Euleptes europaea isolate rEulEur1 chromosome 14, rEulEur1.hap1, whole genome shotgun sequence genome encodes the following:
- the LOC130486804 gene encoding interleukin-1 beta-like, with amino-acid sequence MARVPECQEEMMEFCSMNEEMPFYEDQLCLAKNAAQILRQCASCSQVHCACEMDIQVTITKRVPTKGFRKTVVIVVAVEKMRMKGKAKAFTDDDLLNIVNTILEPVPFDKSEFTYAADSVYRYTRAVSYDIQDIKQKSLVLNEPAQLVAVYLQGSNINHAVKLKMAVYRPKGTVKNPIALGIKGSNLCLSCVPKEGAEGQPELQLEEADILRHIDRTKLGRFIFNRIDGENTTRFESAAFPGWFICTSTQPNEAVGMTNQPGQVAIVDYALTNQKNLV; translated from the exons ATGGCCAGAGTCCCAGAATGTCAGGAGGAGATGATGGAGTTCTGCAG CATGAATGAGGAGATGCCATTCTATGAAGACCAGCTTTGCTTGGCAAAG AATGCCGCCCAAATTCTGAGACAGTGTGCTTCCTGCTCCCAAGTTCACTGTGCCTGTGAGATGGACATTCAGGTGACGATCACCAAGAGGGTCCCAACCAAGGGCTTCCGGAAAACTGTGGTGATTGTGGTTGCTGTTGAGAAGATGAGGATGAAGGGGAAAGCCAAGGCGTTCACGGATGATGATTTGCTGAACATCGTAAACACCATCTTAG AGCCTGTGCCTTTTGACAAATCTGAATTCACTTATGCAGCAGATTCCGTTTACCGCTACACCCGAGCCGTCTCCTATGATATCCAAGATATTAAGCAGAAGTCACTTGTCCTCAATGAGCCTGCACAACTGGTGGCTGTCTACCTCCAAGGCTCTAACATTAATCATGCAG TGAAGCTAAAAATGGCTGTATATCGTCCGAAAGGCACTGTAAAGAATCCGATTGCACTGGGAATCAAAGGGAGCAACCTCTGCTTGTCCTGTGTGCCGAAAGAGGGAGCAGAAGGGCAGCCAGAGCTACAGTTGGAG GAAGCAGACATCCTTCGGCACATTGACAGAACCAAGCTGGGCCGCTTCATCTTCAACAGGATCGATGGCGAGAACACCACAAGGTTTGAATCAGCAGCCTTCCCTGGTTGGTTCATCTGCACCTCCACCCAGCCCAACGAAGCTGTTGGTATGACTAACCAGCCTGGGCAAGTCGCAATCGTAGATTATGCTCTCACAAACCAAAAGAATCTGGTTTAA